Below is a window of Prosthecochloris sp. GSB1 DNA.
TCGCCGACGAAAAAAATCCGCTGCATAGCGATCGGAAGACAACCAACCAAAACCTGCCGCGCTGAATACATTATCTGGCAGAAGCGCCTCCCTGTCGACGAGGCAGCCTTCGTCGGGCTCCTGACAGCCAGGCTGTTTTTTTCACGCCGAAACCGACCCCCGCAAGACAAACCCGCGTCATGAAAACCCTGATCACAGGCATCCCCAAAGCCGAATTGCACCTGCACATCGAGGGGACGCTCGAACCGGCCATGATGCTGTCGATCGGAAAACGCAACGGTCTCGCCCTTCCCTTCCCCGATGTCGAAACAGCACAAAAAGCATACGATTTCGAGGACCTTCAATCGTTCCTCGACATCTACTACAAGGGCGCCTCCGTCCTGTTGCACGAACAGGACTTTTACGATCTCACCATGGCGTACCTGAAGAAAGCCGTCTCGCAGAATGTTCGGCACACAGAGATATTTTTCGATCCGCAGACACACACATCGCGAGGTGTCGCATTTGAGACAGTCCTCGACGGAATCACCAATGCGCTTCGCGACGGAGAAAAAACGTTCGGCATCTCGACGAAGCTCATCATGTGCATTCTTCGACACCTGAGCGAAAAAGAAGGACTCGAAACGCTTGAACGATCACTTGACTACAGGGATCGTATCGCCGGCATCGGCCTCGATTCCTCGGAAACCGGCAACCCGCCCGAGAAGTTCGCCGAACTCTACGAGCGCGCCCGCGGAGCGGGATTCCTTACGGTGGCCCATGCAGGTGAAGAGGGACACGCCGACTACATCTGGCAGGCCCTGAAAACGCTCCATGTAAGGAGAATCGATCACGGCGTTCATTGCATGGAAGACGATACCCTCGTGGAGGAACTGGTACGGCAGCAAATCCCGCTGACCGTCTGTCCGCTCTCAAACATCAAATTGCACGTTTTTGCCTCCATGCGGGATCACAATCTTAAAACCATGCTCCGCAGAGGGCTGCTCGTAACCGTCAATTCCGACGACCCGGCATATTTCGGGGGCTACGTGAACGAAAACTATCTCGCCGTCCAGAAAGCCCTGCGGCTTGAACCCGGGGAGATCGTAACGTTGGCGAAAAATTCCTTCCGGGCGTCTTTTCTGCCGGAGGAACAGAAAAAGCTCCGTCTCCTGGAGATGGAGCGCTGGATTTCAAAACATAACCCGACATAACCGCCCATGAACGCAGCAACCGTCACCAGGCTTATTTCCGAAGAAACCATATCGCGGCGGGTCAAGGAACTCGGCGAGCGCATCACGGCCGATTACAGGGGAACGGACAACCTGCTCTTCATTACTGTTCTGAAAGGGGCCTTCATGTTCGCGGCAGACCTTCTTCGGGAAGTCGACGTGCCATGCGGCATCGAGTTCATCCGGGCATCCAGCTACGACCGTTCGACACGCTCTTCTGGCAGGGTCGAGCTCGCTTGCGACCTTGACATCGGCGGTCATGACGTACTGCTTGTAGAAGATATCGTCGATACCGGCCTGACGATAAGCAGGATCGAGGAAGAGTTCCGAAAACAACGCCCTTCCTCGCTCAGACTCTGCACGCTGCTCGACAAACCCTCGGCAAGAAAGTTTCCCGTAAGGATCGACTATTCCGGCTTTCAAGTCCCCGACAGGTTTGTGGTCGGCTACGGCATAGATTATGCGGAAAAACACAGGGAACTGCCGTTTATCGGGACGATTGACGAAAACCCGTGAGCCGCCAACCCTCCCCCTCCTTCCGACGACCCTCTTCCCATAAACCGTTTCATGCCGCAAAAAAACTTACCAATAATTAAAACATTATTGTTTTTTCTATCTATAACTTTATTTATTTAGTTAAACACTATTTTTATTATTAATTATTTATTAATAGAAAGGTGAAACCATTCACTATCCTGACAAGACGCCCGAGAATGAACCGATTGAGACCATGAACAGCCCCGAACGAAAACCATGGATTATCGATACGACGCTCAGGGACGGCGAGCAGGCGCCCGGAGTCGTTTTCAGCAAGAGCGAAAAAAAGACTATCGCGCGCAAACTCGCGGAAGCGGGAATCGATGAACTCGAGATCGGCTATCCCGCCATAAGCCCCGAAGAACGAAGGGTGATCCGCGAAATCGTCTCGATGCGGCTTCCAGCGAGGCTCACGAGCTGGGCGAGAGCGAAAAAGGAAGATATCGAGCACGCGAAAGCCACGGGCGCCGAAGGCGTCCACATAAGCTTTCCGGTTTCCGGACTTTATCTCCGGCTCATGGAAAAAGATTACGACTGGGTGCGTCGCCAGCTTGAAACCCTTGTGCCCGAAGCCCGGAAACATTTCGGCTTCGTCAGCGTGGGAGGACAAGACGCGACCAGAGCGACACCGGAAATCCTCGACCGTTTCGTGACAGACGCTTTCGAATGCGGCGCCGAACGGGTGAGGATTGCCGATACGGTCGGCATAGCCACCCCGTTCGGCATAGCTCGCACCATAAGCCGCCTGAAATCGGCGGCCCCCGTAGCGCTTGAATTTCACGCCCATAACGATCTCGGCATGGCCACAGCCAACGCTTTTTGCGCTATCGAGGCCGGTTGCGACGCGGTCAGCGTGTCGGCCACCGGCCTGGGCGAACGCGCCGGGAACGCAGCGCTCGAGGAAGTCGCTCTCGCCCTGAAGCTTTCCGGAACCAGGCGGACGTCGATCAGAACGGATCTGCTCCACGAGCTATGCCGGACGGTCGCCTCGGCGGCCAACAGAACCATCGAGGACCAGAAGGCCGTGATCGGGGCATCGGTCTTCAGGCACGAGTCAGGCATTCATTGCAACGCCCTCCTGAAGCATCCTCTTTCCTACCAGCCGTTTCTTCCCGGCGAAATAGGAAAGAAAAGCCATGAGTTCGTCATTGGAAAGCATTCGGGAAGCGCCGCCATTCAGCACGTGCTCGCAGCTTGCGGCATCGTCATCGACCGCGGGCAGGCGGGAAAACTTCTCGGCCCTGTTCGTGTCGCCGCGGACATGAAGAAAAGCGGCCTGTCCTCGGCGGAACTGGAAGATATCTATAAACAATACCTTGCGA
It encodes the following:
- a CDS encoding adenosine deaminase is translated as MKTLITGIPKAELHLHIEGTLEPAMMLSIGKRNGLALPFPDVETAQKAYDFEDLQSFLDIYYKGASVLLHEQDFYDLTMAYLKKAVSQNVRHTEIFFDPQTHTSRGVAFETVLDGITNALRDGEKTFGISTKLIMCILRHLSEKEGLETLERSLDYRDRIAGIGLDSSETGNPPEKFAELYERARGAGFLTVAHAGEEGHADYIWQALKTLHVRRIDHGVHCMEDDTLVEELVRQQIPLTVCPLSNIKLHVFASMRDHNLKTMLRRGLLVTVNSDDPAYFGGYVNENYLAVQKALRLEPGEIVTLAKNSFRASFLPEEQKKLRLLEMERWISKHNPT
- the hpt gene encoding hypoxanthine phosphoribosyltransferase, giving the protein MNAATVTRLISEETISRRVKELGERITADYRGTDNLLFITVLKGAFMFAADLLREVDVPCGIEFIRASSYDRSTRSSGRVELACDLDIGGHDVLLVEDIVDTGLTISRIEEEFRKQRPSSLRLCTLLDKPSARKFPVRIDYSGFQVPDRFVVGYGIDYAEKHRELPFIGTIDENP
- a CDS encoding homocitrate synthase/isopropylmalate synthase family protein, whose translation is MNSPERKPWIIDTTLRDGEQAPGVVFSKSEKKTIARKLAEAGIDELEIGYPAISPEERRVIREIVSMRLPARLTSWARAKKEDIEHAKATGAEGVHISFPVSGLYLRLMEKDYDWVRRQLETLVPEARKHFGFVSVGGQDATRATPEILDRFVTDAFECGAERVRIADTVGIATPFGIARTISRLKSAAPVALEFHAHNDLGMATANAFCAIEAGCDAVSVSATGLGERAGNAALEEVALALKLSGTRRTSIRTDLLHELCRTVASAANRTIEDQKAVIGASVFRHESGIHCNALLKHPLSYQPFLPGEIGKKSHEFVIGKHSGSAAIQHVLAACGIVIDRGQAGKLLGPVRVAADMKKSGLSSAELEDIYKQYLANTLDTCKS